Proteins from a genomic interval of Streptomyces sp. NBC_01445:
- a CDS encoding trypsin-like serine peptidase, protein MRPIRPLLTVQRGRSVRRRTSPVAAALAIGAALALTATACGPGDDNADSKPTATATQGGSDKIQIPDDIKDRLKEHGIDLDKWKNGEWKNWDKDKWLREAQDYVNPIIDGLWDPDRMRDADKNPDNEVDDNDISGDQGVTDPTPQPVKAAAVGTPYHESAPYAGKLFFDGPEGSMVCSATVVTDPAHPGKSNMVWTAGHCVHAGKNGGWYRNIAFVPSYNNAGLSDEQLKTATKEEVAPYGVWWGAWAQTSDQWIEQGGPTGGQGAPYDFAVIQVTPEKGSEGKSLEEAVGTAVPVDFNAPAVPKIATMTAKGYPAAPPYDGQTLYQCADKPGRLSLAKAEPTMYRIGCTMTGGSSGGGWIAQGSSGKPSLVSNTSIGPVTAGWLAGPRLGKEAKGIYDAVSKKYAGR, encoded by the coding sequence ATGCGACCCATACGTCCGCTCTTGACCGTTCAGCGCGGGAGGAGCGTGCGCCGCAGAACCTCCCCCGTGGCGGCCGCTCTCGCCATCGGTGCGGCGCTCGCGCTCACCGCCACCGCGTGCGGTCCTGGCGACGACAACGCGGACTCGAAGCCGACCGCGACCGCGACGCAGGGCGGCAGCGACAAGATCCAGATCCCGGACGACATCAAGGACCGGCTCAAGGAGCACGGTATTGATCTGGACAAGTGGAAGAACGGCGAGTGGAAGAACTGGGACAAGGACAAGTGGCTGCGCGAGGCGCAGGACTACGTCAACCCCATCATCGACGGTCTGTGGGACCCGGACCGGATGCGTGACGCCGACAAGAACCCGGACAACGAGGTCGACGACAACGACATCTCGGGCGACCAGGGCGTGACGGACCCGACGCCGCAGCCGGTGAAGGCCGCGGCCGTCGGCACGCCGTACCACGAGAGCGCACCGTACGCCGGAAAGCTCTTCTTCGACGGCCCCGAGGGGTCGATGGTCTGTTCGGCGACGGTCGTCACGGACCCCGCGCACCCGGGTAAGTCGAACATGGTGTGGACCGCGGGCCACTGCGTGCACGCCGGCAAGAACGGCGGCTGGTACCGCAACATCGCCTTCGTGCCCTCGTACAACAACGCGGGCCTGTCGGACGAGCAGCTCAAGACCGCCACCAAGGAAGAGGTCGCTCCGTACGGCGTCTGGTGGGGCGCGTGGGCGCAGACGTCCGACCAGTGGATCGAGCAGGGCGGCCCGACGGGCGGGCAGGGCGCGCCGTACGACTTCGCGGTCATCCAGGTCACGCCGGAGAAGGGCAGCGAGGGCAAGTCCCTTGAGGAGGCGGTCGGTACGGCCGTACCGGTCGACTTCAACGCGCCCGCGGTGCCCAAGATCGCGACCATGACGGCGAAGGGCTACCCGGCAGCGCCGCCGTACGACGGCCAGACGCTGTACCAGTGCGCCGACAAGCCGGGCCGGCTCTCGCTGGCGAAGGCCGAGCCGACGATGTACCGCATCGGATGCACCATGACCGGCGGTTCGTCCGGTGGCGGCTGGATCGCGCAAGGCTCCAGCGGCAAGCCGTCGCTGGTGTCGAACACGTCGATCGGCCCGGTGACGGCCGGCTGGCTCGCGGGCCCGCGCCTCGGCAAGGAGGCCAAGGGAATTTACGACGCGGTCAGCAAGAAGTACGCCGGCCGGTAG
- a CDS encoding trypsin-like serine peptidase: MRSTRPSSTRSRGRRTVLAATGLAAALALTATACGPSDDKTSDKSAASASQGADDGSNGQLPGGIADQLKKHGIDPDKWQNGAWKNWDKDDWLREAKDFVNPVIKDHWKPERMKSAKDPDKTIAAKDASADQGATDPEPQPVKAVPEKTPYHDNAAPVGKVFFDSPEGSMVCSGTVVKDPRNPGKSNLVWTAGHCVHAGSAGGWYRNIAFVPAYNDLGKSEAQLQNAAPQEIAPYGTFWADWASTSNEWIDTGAESGGAGAPYDYAVLHVKPEQGSKSLEETVGNALPVDFSEPAVQSVSSMGAWGYPAAPPFDGQLMHKCIDRPGRLSLSPDMPTMYRIGCTMTGGSSGGGWFRMVDGKTQLVSNTSIGPAENTWLAGPQLGKGAQQVFDTMSEKYGSQ, encoded by the coding sequence ATGCGTTCCACACGTCCGTCATCCACGCGGAGCCGGGGCCGGCGTACCGTCCTCGCCGCTACGGGGCTCGCCGCGGCCCTGGCGCTCACCGCCACGGCCTGCGGCCCGAGCGACGACAAGACGAGTGACAAGTCGGCCGCCTCCGCTTCACAGGGCGCCGACGACGGATCCAACGGCCAGCTGCCCGGGGGCATCGCCGACCAGCTCAAGAAGCACGGCATCGACCCGGACAAGTGGCAGAACGGCGCCTGGAAGAACTGGGACAAGGACGACTGGCTGCGCGAGGCCAAGGACTTCGTCAACCCGGTCATCAAGGACCACTGGAAGCCCGAGCGGATGAAGTCCGCCAAGGACCCGGACAAGACGATCGCCGCGAAGGACGCCTCGGCCGACCAGGGTGCCACGGACCCTGAGCCGCAGCCCGTCAAGGCCGTGCCCGAGAAGACCCCGTACCACGACAACGCCGCCCCGGTCGGCAAGGTCTTCTTCGACTCGCCCGAGGGTTCGATGGTCTGCTCCGGCACCGTCGTGAAGGACCCGCGCAACCCGGGCAAGTCCAACCTCGTCTGGACCGCGGGTCACTGCGTGCACGCGGGCTCGGCGGGCGGCTGGTACCGCAACATCGCCTTCGTCCCGGCCTACAACGACCTGGGCAAGTCCGAGGCGCAGCTGCAGAACGCGGCCCCGCAGGAGATCGCCCCGTACGGCACCTTCTGGGCCGACTGGGCCTCCACCTCCAACGAGTGGATCGACACGGGCGCCGAGTCGGGCGGTGCGGGCGCTCCGTACGACTACGCGGTACTGCACGTGAAGCCGGAGCAGGGTTCCAAGTCTCTTGAGGAGACCGTCGGCAACGCGCTGCCCGTCGACTTCTCCGAGCCGGCGGTCCAGTCGGTCAGCAGCATGGGCGCCTGGGGCTACCCGGCCGCGCCGCCGTTCGACGGCCAGCTGATGCACAAGTGCATCGACCGCCCGGGCCGTCTCTCCCTCAGCCCCGACATGCCGACGATGTACCGCATCGGCTGCACCATGACCGGCGGTTCGTCCGGTGGCGGCTGGTTCCGGATGGTCGACGGGAAGACGCAGCTGGTGTCGAACACGTCGATCGGCCCGGCCGAGAACACCTGGCTGGCCGGACCGCAGCTGGGCAAGGGCGCCCAGCAGGTCTTCGACACGATGAGCGAGAAGTACGGCAGCCAGTAA
- the hflX gene encoding GTPase HflX, which yields MTSSSSPSQDAQSFAQNNPEGLRADALMEEDVAWSHEIDEERDGDQFDRSERAALRRVAGLSTELEDVTEVEYRQLRLERVVLVGVWTSGTVNDAENSLAELAALAETAGALVLDGVIQRRDKPDAATYIGSGKALELRDIVLETGADTVVCDGELSPGQLIHLEDVVKVKVVDRTALILDIFAQHAKSREGKAQVALAQMQYMLPRLRGWGQSLSRQMGGGGSSGSGGGMATRGPGETKIETDRRRIREKMAKMRREIAEMKTGREIKRQERKRNKVPSVAIAGYTNAGKSSLLNRLTGAGVLVENALFATLDPTVRRAETPSGRLYTLADTVGFVRHLPHHLVEAFRSTMEEVGESDLILHVVDGSHPAPEEQLAAVREVIRDVGATKVPEIVVINKADAADPLVLQRLLRVEKRAIAVSARTGLGMDKLLAIIDDELPRPEVEIEALVPYTHGQLVARAHADGEVISEEHTPDGTLLKARVHEELAAEFAPYLPAAAAS from the coding sequence ATGACCTCCTCTTCTTCCCCTTCCCAGGACGCGCAGAGCTTCGCGCAGAACAACCCCGAAGGTCTTCGGGCCGATGCCCTGATGGAAGAGGACGTCGCCTGGAGCCACGAGATCGACGAAGAGCGGGACGGCGACCAGTTCGACCGCTCCGAGCGTGCGGCCCTGCGCCGCGTCGCTGGTCTCTCCACCGAGCTCGAGGACGTCACCGAAGTCGAGTACCGGCAGCTCCGCCTGGAGCGGGTCGTGCTCGTCGGCGTGTGGACCTCGGGAACGGTGAACGACGCGGAGAACTCCCTCGCGGAGCTGGCCGCCCTCGCCGAGACCGCCGGCGCCCTGGTGCTCGACGGCGTCATCCAGCGCCGGGACAAGCCCGACGCGGCGACGTACATCGGCTCGGGCAAGGCACTGGAACTGCGCGACATCGTCCTCGAGACCGGAGCCGACACCGTCGTGTGTGACGGTGAGCTGAGCCCCGGCCAGCTCATCCACCTCGAAGACGTCGTCAAGGTCAAGGTGGTCGACAGGACCGCCCTGATCCTCGACATCTTCGCCCAGCACGCCAAGTCCCGAGAGGGCAAGGCGCAGGTCGCCCTCGCGCAGATGCAGTACATGCTGCCGCGACTGCGCGGCTGGGGTCAGTCGCTCTCCCGGCAGATGGGTGGCGGTGGCTCCTCCGGCTCCGGCGGCGGCATGGCCACCCGTGGTCCCGGTGAGACCAAGATCGAGACGGACCGGCGACGGATCCGCGAGAAGATGGCGAAGATGCGCCGGGAGATCGCGGAGATGAAGACCGGCCGCGAGATCAAGCGCCAGGAGCGCAAGCGCAACAAGGTGCCTTCGGTGGCCATCGCCGGGTACACCAACGCGGGCAAGTCGTCCCTGCTCAACCGTCTGACGGGCGCCGGTGTCCTGGTGGAGAACGCCCTGTTCGCCACCCTCGACCCGACCGTCCGCAGGGCGGAGACGCCCAGCGGCCGGCTGTACACGCTGGCCGACACGGTCGGCTTTGTGCGGCACCTGCCGCACCACCTCGTCGAGGCGTTCCGCTCCACGATGGAGGAGGTCGGTGAATCCGACCTGATCCTGCACGTGGTGGACGGATCGCACCCGGCGCCGGAGGAGCAGCTGGCCGCCGTACGCGAGGTCATCCGCGACGTGGGCGCCACGAAGGTGCCCGAGATCGTGGTGATCAACAAGGCGGACGCGGCCGACCCGCTCGTCCTCCAGCGGCTGCTGCGCGTCGAGAAGCGCGCGATCGCGGTGTCGGCCCGCACCGGGCTCGGCATGGACAAGCTGCTCGCGATCATCGACGACGAGCTGCCGCGTCCCGAGGTCGAGATCGAGGCGCTCGTGCCGTACACGCATGGCCAGCTGGTCGCGCGTGCGCACGCCGACGGCGAGGTGATCTCCGAGGAGCACACCCCGGACGGCACCCTGCTCAAGGCGCGGGTGCACGAGGAACTCGCCGCAGAGTTCGCGCCGTACCTTCCGGCGGCGGCCGCGAGCTGA
- a CDS encoding M1 family metallopeptidase codes for MLLTPRTIRMGAALVAAAASTALLAASAPPPAVPLGIGDRLFPHLGNPGYDVESYDIAFTYHGDNKKPLDAVTKLEATATARLEQVNLDFSHGTVRSVEVNGSPARFDTSDEDLVVTPERAVPEGAPLEITVRHTSNPVPGKEEGGWVQTKDGLAMANQADAGHRVFPSNDHPSDKALFTLRVTAPKALTVVANGVPFLKMRHGADTSWSYRTLHPMATELAQVSIGNSAVLHREGPHGLPVRDVVPAKYRKVLEPWLKKTPAQLAWMEGKVGRYPFENYGLLIAQARTGFELETQTLSLFEKEIFTEPAYPAWYIDSIMVHEMAHQWFGDSVSPRTWSDLWLNEGHASWYEALYAQEKGHQSMAKRMRAAYRASDGWRAAGGPPASLKAPKPGQKISIFRPVVYDGSALVLYALRQEIGTPAFERLERDWVRTHRDGTASTADFISLASQTSGRDLQGFLRAWLYGKKTPPMPGHPDWKSTPVAKAKPAKG; via the coding sequence ATGCTGCTCACCCCCCGCACCATCCGCATGGGCGCCGCGCTCGTCGCCGCGGCCGCCTCCACCGCACTTCTCGCCGCGAGCGCCCCGCCGCCGGCCGTCCCGCTGGGCATCGGAGACCGGCTCTTCCCGCACTTGGGCAACCCCGGTTACGACGTGGAGTCGTACGACATCGCGTTCACGTACCACGGCGACAACAAGAAGCCGCTCGATGCCGTCACCAAGCTCGAGGCCACGGCGACCGCCCGCCTCGAGCAGGTGAATCTCGACTTCTCGCACGGAACCGTCCGCTCCGTGGAGGTCAACGGCAGTCCCGCGCGGTTCGACACCAGCGACGAAGACCTGGTCGTCACGCCCGAGAGGGCCGTCCCGGAGGGTGCCCCGCTGGAGATCACGGTGCGGCACACCAGCAACCCGGTGCCCGGCAAGGAGGAGGGGGGCTGGGTGCAGACCAAGGACGGTCTCGCCATGGCCAATCAGGCCGACGCCGGGCACCGTGTGTTCCCGAGCAACGACCACCCTTCGGACAAGGCCCTGTTCACGCTCCGGGTCACCGCCCCCAAGGCGCTCACGGTCGTGGCCAACGGGGTGCCCTTCCTGAAGATGCGCCATGGCGCGGACACCAGCTGGTCGTACCGCACCCTCCACCCCATGGCCACCGAGCTGGCGCAGGTCTCGATCGGTAACTCCGCGGTGCTGCATCGGGAGGGGCCGCACGGGCTTCCCGTCCGCGATGTGGTCCCCGCCAAGTACCGGAAGGTCCTCGAACCGTGGCTCAAGAAGACACCCGCCCAGCTCGCCTGGATGGAAGGGAAGGTCGGCCGCTACCCCTTCGAGAACTACGGCCTCCTGATCGCCCAGGCCCGGACCGGCTTCGAGCTCGAGACCCAGACGCTCTCCCTCTTCGAGAAGGAGATCTTCACGGAGCCCGCGTACCCCGCCTGGTACATCGACTCGATCATGGTCCACGAGATGGCGCACCAGTGGTTCGGTGACAGCGTCAGCCCCCGCACCTGGTCCGACCTGTGGCTGAACGAGGGACATGCCAGCTGGTACGAGGCCCTCTACGCCCAGGAGAAGGGCCACCAGTCCATGGCCAAGCGCATGCGTGCGGCCTACCGCGCCTCGGACGGCTGGCGCGCCGCGGGCGGTCCGCCGGCCTCCCTCAAGGCCCCGAAGCCGGGCCAGAAGATCAGCATCTTCCGGCCGGTGGTCTACGACGGCAGCGCCCTCGTCCTCTACGCACTCCGCCAGGAGATCGGCACCCCGGCCTTCGAGCGCCTGGAGCGCGACTGGGTGCGCACGCACCGTGACGGCACGGCGAGCACGGCGGACTTCATCAGCCTCGCTTCGCAGACCTCGGGCCGCGACCTCCAGGGCTTCCTCCGGGCCTGGCTCTACGGGAAGAAGACGCCGCCGATGCCGGGGCACCCGGACTGGAAGTCGACGCCGGTGGCGAAGGCGAAGCCGGCCAAGGGGTAG
- a CDS encoding RelA/SpoT family protein: MSAEATNPATPGPVTPGAHRRRGRPRIDLRRIGWAALLGPAAGNRLPDAIGHVVEAHRAHHPEAPLEPLRRAYVLAESSHRGQMRKSGEPYITHPLAVTLILAELGAETTTLTASLLHDTVEDTEVTLDQVRTEFGEEVAYLVDGVTKLEKVDYGAAAEPETFRKMLVATGNDVRVMSIKLADRLHNMRTLGVMRPEKQARIAKVTRDVLIPLAERLGVQALKTELEDLVFAILHPDEYTVTRELIAANDARHTDPLAEIAEDARAVLKDAGITAEVLIRPRHFVSVHRSRRKRGTLRGADFGRLLVLVGEDADCYGVLGELHTCFTPVVSEFKDFIAVPKFNLYQSLHTAVSRGDGEVAEVLIRTHQMHKVAEAGVVALGNPYAPPSEEQADSDGERADPTRPGWLSRLLDWQEAAPDADTFWSTLREDLAQDREITVFRPDGGTLGLPAGASCVDAAYAQYGEDAHACIGARVNGRLATLSTVLSDGDTVQLLMGQDPASEPSRDWLDHARTPAARIAIRRWLTTHPATPQPEPEDRRTPEPAPRTPQGAPAGRPAEANAVVDQPGATVRLAGCCTPVPPDAVTAFAVRGGVVTVHRAECHGVERMKSAGRAEVGVHWGDTTECRVSLIAESFSRPHLLADLTEAIALESVAVISATVEPPTQGRVRHTYTLQLPDATTLPALMRAMRNIAGVYDVSRAQHSAQTSS; the protein is encoded by the coding sequence ATGAGTGCGGAGGCGACCAATCCCGCGACGCCGGGCCCGGTCACACCGGGCGCGCACCGCCGGCGCGGCCGTCCCCGGATCGACCTGCGCCGCATCGGCTGGGCCGCGCTCCTCGGCCCCGCCGCGGGCAACCGGCTGCCCGACGCGATCGGACACGTGGTCGAGGCCCACCGCGCCCACCACCCGGAAGCCCCCCTTGAGCCGCTGCGCCGGGCGTACGTCCTCGCCGAGTCCTCCCACCGGGGACAGATGCGCAAGAGCGGCGAGCCCTACATCACACACCCCCTCGCCGTGACGCTGATCCTCGCCGAGCTGGGCGCCGAGACCACGACGCTGACCGCGTCCCTCCTCCACGACACCGTCGAGGACACCGAGGTGACGCTCGATCAAGTGCGTACGGAATTCGGCGAAGAGGTCGCCTATCTCGTCGACGGTGTGACCAAGCTCGAAAAGGTCGACTACGGAGCGGCCGCCGAACCCGAGACCTTCCGCAAGATGCTCGTCGCCACCGGCAACGACGTGCGGGTCATGTCGATCAAACTCGCCGACCGGCTGCACAACATGCGCACCCTCGGCGTGATGCGCCCCGAGAAACAGGCGCGCATCGCCAAGGTCACCCGGGACGTGCTCATCCCGCTCGCAGAACGCCTCGGCGTCCAGGCGCTCAAGACCGAGCTCGAGGACCTCGTCTTCGCGATCCTGCACCCCGACGAGTACACGGTGACGCGCGAGCTCATCGCGGCCAACGACGCGCGGCACACCGACCCCCTCGCGGAGATCGCCGAGGACGCCCGCGCCGTCCTGAAGGACGCCGGTATCACGGCCGAAGTGTTGATCAGGCCACGGCACTTCGTCTCCGTGCACCGGTCGAGACGCAAGCGCGGAACGCTGCGCGGTGCGGACTTCGGGCGCCTGCTGGTGCTCGTCGGCGAGGACGCCGACTGCTACGGGGTGCTCGGCGAGCTGCACACGTGCTTCACGCCGGTCGTCTCGGAGTTCAAGGACTTCATCGCTGTACCGAAGTTCAACCTGTACCAGTCGCTGCACACAGCCGTGTCGCGCGGTGACGGGGAGGTCGCCGAAGTCCTCATCCGTACCCATCAGATGCACAAGGTCGCCGAGGCCGGCGTCGTCGCCCTCGGCAATCCCTACGCTCCTCCTTCGGAGGAGCAGGCCGACAGTGACGGGGAGCGCGCCGACCCGACCAGGCCCGGCTGGCTCTCCCGCCTCCTCGACTGGCAGGAGGCCGCCCCGGACGCGGACACCTTCTGGTCGACGCTGCGCGAAGACCTCGCCCAGGACCGCGAGATCACCGTCTTCCGGCCCGACGGCGGCACGCTCGGCCTGCCCGCGGGCGCCAGCTGCGTCGACGCCGCGTACGCCCAGTACGGCGAGGACGCCCACGCCTGCATCGGAGCCCGCGTCAACGGCCGGCTGGCGACGCTCAGCACGGTCCTGAGCGACGGGGACACCGTTCAGCTCCTCATGGGCCAGGACCCCGCTTCCGAGCCCTCCAGGGACTGGCTCGACCATGCCCGTACGCCCGCCGCGCGCATCGCCATCCGGCGCTGGCTCACGACCCACCCGGCCACACCCCAGCCCGAGCCCGAGGACCGGCGCACCCCGGAGCCGGCCCCCAGGACGCCTCAGGGCGCCCCTGCGGGCCGTCCCGCCGAGGCGAACGCCGTCGTGGACCAGCCGGGTGCCACGGTCCGCCTCGCGGGCTGCTGCACGCCCGTGCCGCCCGACGCGGTGACCGCCTTCGCCGTACGCGGCGGTGTCGTGACGGTGCACCGCGCGGAGTGTCACGGCGTGGAGCGCATGAAGAGCGCGGGGCGCGCCGAGGTCGGCGTGCACTGGGGCGACACCACGGAGTGCCGGGTCTCCCTGATCGCCGAGTCCTTCAGCCGGCCGCATCTGCTGGCCGATCTCACCGAAGCCATCGCCTTGGAGAGCGTCGCCGTCATCTCCGCGACCGTGGAACCGCCGACCCAGGGCCGTGTGCGCCACACCTACACGCTTCAACTCCCCGACGCGACAACGCTCCCCGCGCTGATGCGCGCCATGCGCAACATCGCAGGGGTGTACGACGTCAGCCGCGCGCAGCACTCCGCCCAGACCAGCTCGTAG
- the dapF gene encoding diaminopimelate epimerase, whose amino-acid sequence MSTRIAFLKGHGTENDFVIVPDPENALELPPAAVAALCDRRAGIGGDGLLHVVRSAAHPDARHLASEAEWFMDYRNGDGSVAEMCGNGVRVFAHYLQRAGHVGEGDLAVATRGGVKSVHIDKEGDITVGMGKALLPEGDVTVSVADHSWPARNVNMGNPHAVAFVDDLAQAGNLFSAPPFTPATAYPDGVNVEFVVDRGPRHVAMRVHERGVGETRSCGTGACAVAVAAARRDGLDPAVTGSPVTYAVDLPGGQLVITERADGEIEMTGPAVIVAEGEIDTDWLAGLETVNP is encoded by the coding sequence ATGAGCACGCGGATCGCCTTCCTCAAGGGGCACGGGACCGAGAACGACTTCGTGATCGTCCCCGACCCGGAGAACGCCCTGGAGCTGCCCCCGGCGGCCGTCGCAGCCCTGTGCGACCGACGAGCCGGAATCGGCGGTGACGGCCTGCTGCACGTGGTGCGCTCCGCAGCCCACCCCGACGCGCGGCACCTGGCGTCCGAGGCCGAGTGGTTCATGGACTACCGCAATGGCGACGGCTCGGTCGCCGAGATGTGCGGCAACGGCGTGCGTGTGTTCGCCCACTACCTTCAGCGCGCCGGCCATGTCGGCGAGGGCGACCTCGCGGTGGCCACGCGCGGAGGCGTGAAGAGCGTGCACATCGACAAGGAGGGCGACATCACGGTCGGCATGGGCAAGGCCCTCCTCCCCGAAGGGGATGTCACCGTCAGCGTCGCCGACCACAGCTGGCCCGCGCGCAACGTGAACATGGGCAACCCCCACGCCGTCGCCTTCGTGGACGACCTCGCCCAGGCCGGCAACCTCTTCTCCGCCCCGCCCTTCACCCCGGCCACGGCCTACCCGGACGGGGTGAACGTCGAGTTCGTCGTCGACCGCGGCCCCCGTCACGTAGCCATGAGGGTCCACGAGCGCGGTGTGGGCGAGACCCGCTCGTGCGGCACGGGCGCGTGCGCCGTGGCCGTCGCGGCGGCCCGCAGGGACGGCCTGGACCCGGCGGTCACCGGATCGCCGGTGACGTACGCAGTGGATCTGCCCGGCGGACAGCTGGTGATCACGGAGCGGGCCGACGGGGAGATCGAGATGACAGGACCCGCGGTGATCGTCGCCGAGGGGGAGATCGACACGGACTGGCTGGCGGGTCTCGAAACCGTAAACCCCTGA
- the miaA gene encoding tRNA (adenosine(37)-N6)-dimethylallyltransferase MiaA, with the protein MSSAAPAPRVIAVVGPTAAGKSDLGVFLARELGGEVVNADSMQLYRGMDIGTAKLTPEERDGVPHHLLDIWDVTEAASVAEYQKLARAEIDRLLAAGRWPVLVGGSGLYVRGAVDHLEFPGTDPEVRARLEEELTLRGSGALHARLAVSDPGAAKAILPSNGRRIVRALEVIEITGKPFTANLPGHESVYDTVQIGVDVARPELDERIATRVDRMWDAGLVDEVRTLEARGLREGRTASRALGYQQVLAALAGECTEDEARAETVRATKRFARRQDSWFRRDPRVHWLSGEAAERGELPARAMTLIERPVTA; encoded by the coding sequence GTGAGTAGTGCAGCTCCCGCTCCGCGGGTCATCGCCGTCGTCGGACCCACTGCGGCCGGAAAGTCCGATCTGGGCGTTTTTCTCGCCAGAGAGCTGGGCGGCGAGGTCGTCAACGCCGACTCCATGCAGCTCTACCGGGGGATGGACATCGGCACCGCCAAACTGACGCCCGAGGAACGTGACGGGGTTCCGCACCACCTCCTGGACATCTGGGACGTCACCGAGGCGGCCAGCGTCGCGGAATACCAGAAGCTCGCCCGCGCCGAGATCGACCGGCTGCTCGCCGCAGGACGCTGGCCCGTCCTGGTCGGCGGCTCCGGCCTCTACGTCCGCGGAGCGGTGGACCACCTGGAGTTCCCGGGCACCGACCCCGAGGTGCGCGCACGCCTGGAGGAGGAGCTCACCCTGCGCGGCTCCGGCGCCCTGCACGCCCGCCTCGCCGTCTCCGACCCCGGGGCCGCCAAGGCGATCCTGCCGAGCAACGGCCGGCGCATCGTCCGGGCCCTCGAAGTCATCGAGATCACAGGCAAGCCCTTCACGGCCAACCTGCCCGGACACGAGTCCGTCTACGACACCGTCCAGATCGGCGTGGACGTGGCGCGCCCCGAACTCGACGAGCGCATCGCGACCCGCGTCGACCGCATGTGGGACGCCGGCCTCGTGGACGAGGTGCGCACCCTGGAGGCGCGCGGCCTGCGGGAAGGGCGTACGGCGTCGCGCGCGCTCGGCTACCAGCAGGTGCTCGCCGCGCTGGCCGGGGAGTGCACCGAGGACGAGGCGCGCGCCGAGACCGTCCGCGCCACCAAGCGCTTCGCGCGCCGTCAGGACTCGTGGTTCCGGCGCGATCCGCGCGTCCACTGGCTCAGCGGCGAGGCGGCCGAACGCGGGGAACTCCCGGCCCGGGCAATGACGTTGATCGAACGACCGGTTACAGCCTGA
- a CDS encoding antitoxin, whose protein sequence is MGIMDTLKAKLSKDKASDLAQQHGDKIDQGLDKAGKTADQKTQGKYSDQIQTGTSKAKDAMDRFGGPGQDKGGSSGGGATPPPPPAS, encoded by the coding sequence ATGGGAATCATGGACACGCTGAAAGCCAAGCTCAGCAAGGACAAGGCCTCGGACCTCGCGCAGCAGCACGGGGACAAGATCGACCAGGGTCTGGACAAGGCCGGGAAGACGGCCGACCAGAAGACCCAGGGCAAGTACAGCGACCAGATCCAGACAGGCACGAGCAAGGCCAAGGACGCTATGGACCGCTTCGGGGGTCCGGGCCAGGACAAGGGCGGTAGCTCGGGTGGCGGGGCCACCCCGCCACCTCCTCCCGCCTCCTGA
- a CDS encoding class III extradiol dioxygenase subunit B-like domain-containing protein, translating into MLVAAAVCPCPPLLVPEVAVGAAPELEAARAACDEAVRAVLAARPDLIVVVGEGPATRTHKQGAMGGFQPFGVDREVRLGAAPDSEAPAHRLPLSLTVGAWLLDRAGWTGPVEGYEVESDRSWPANGEDGVHLAARADRVGFLVMGDGTACRSVKAPGYLDDRAEGVDASIAQALGNGDRDGFFANLDADLARELKISCRSPWQILTAASVEDEDQDECQNWSVLYEDAPYGVGYFVASWS; encoded by the coding sequence ATGCTTGTCGCCGCCGCCGTCTGTCCCTGCCCGCCCCTGCTCGTACCCGAGGTCGCCGTGGGTGCGGCCCCCGAGCTGGAGGCCGCGCGCGCGGCCTGCGACGAGGCCGTCCGCGCGGTCCTGGCCGCCCGGCCCGACCTGATCGTGGTCGTCGGCGAAGGGCCCGCGACCCGTACGCACAAGCAGGGCGCCATGGGCGGTTTCCAGCCGTTCGGTGTCGACCGCGAGGTCCGCCTGGGCGCGGCTCCCGACTCCGAGGCACCGGCGCACCGGCTGCCCCTATCCCTCACGGTGGGCGCCTGGCTGCTCGACCGCGCCGGGTGGACCGGCCCTGTGGAGGGCTACGAGGTCGAGAGCGACAGGTCCTGGCCCGCCAACGGCGAGGACGGCGTGCACCTCGCGGCACGGGCCGACCGCGTGGGATTCCTGGTCATGGGCGACGGGACGGCCTGCCGCAGCGTCAAGGCCCCCGGGTATCTGGACGACCGTGCCGAAGGGGTCGACGCGTCGATCGCTCAGGCCCTGGGCAACGGCGATCGCGACGGATTCTTCGCGAACCTCGACGCGGACCTCGCCCGCGAACTCAAGATCTCCTGCCGCTCCCCGTGGCAGATCCTCACGGCGGCCTCCGTCGAGGACGAGGACCAGGACGAGTGCCAGAACTGGAGCGTCCTTTACGAGGACGCTCCCTACGGAGTCGGCTACTTCGTCGCCAGCTGGTCGTAG